GCGCACGCGCCGCCCTTCGGAATCCCGGCTGCGGCCATGACCTGGTTGACCAGCGGCGATCCGGATTCCCTGCACAGCCCCAGCACCGGGCGCTGCTATCTGTACGTGTTGCCTTGCGCCTACGAGGATCTGCTCAAGCTGGGCTTCTCGCGCGACCCACTGCGCCGGCTGCACGAGTTGCAGTCGCGCTACTACGAAAGCTTCGACCTGCAGCGCGCCTTCCTGGTCGAAACCGAGACCGTGCGCGACGCGCGCGCCCTGGAACTGCAACTGCAACGCGTGCTGGCCGCGCACCAGGCGCCGGCGCCGCTGACGATCCGGCGCGAGGCGGCCGGCCACACCGAGTGGTATCGCGGCGCCTATGCGACCTTGCAGGCGCGTGCGCAAGCGCTGGGCGAGGGCGGGCATCGCCTGCATGCGCCGCTGCGCGGCTGGGTGGCGGCGCAGTTGGATGCGCGCAGCGACGCGCTCTACGCCTGGGCCTCGACCGTGCTGGACGCGCTGAGCGGCGAGCCCGAGCAACTGGACGCGGCGCCGCTGGCCGACCTGCGCCGCCGCGTGCTCGACTCCCTGGATGCCTATCCGGCCCTGGACCTGCGCTTGGACGGCCGCCTGCCGGATGCGCTGCTGCAGTGGTACCGCGCCCGCCGCTGAGCGCGTCTTCACGCGCGCGGCGCGGCCGCGTTCCTGAGCGATAGGGGCAAGGGCCGCGCGCCGGATCGCCCCACCGGCGAGCGGGCTCCGCTCGCGCGCGCCGTTGCGCTTCGGCCCAGCCTCAGGAGCAAGCTCATGTCCGTTTCCGGCGAAGTCACCTTCACCCTCAAGTCCGGCAAGGTCTGCGGCCCTTATCAAGCCACCTACACGGCCGAAGACAACTACGTCGACGTCACCAAGGGCGGCAAGGACTATCCGACCAAGCTGGACTTCACCAAGTTCAAGACGGTTGCCTCGATCACCTTCAAGCCCGGCGTGGGCAAGGCCACCAGCTGGACCAGCTGGACCTATTTCAACAACGGTCAATGGGCGGTGGATCGGTTCACCAACCTGGGATAAGGGGCGGCGCGCGGCTGGAGATCGCAGTGCGTTTTCGCTCTTGCGCAGGGCGGTGGGCTAGGTGCGTCCTTCTTTTGGTTTGTCAGGCGCACCAATCACCATCCGGCGCGGAGCCAATCGCGGCTTACGCCGCTCCCACAGGGGCGGCGGTGCAGGGAGGCCTTGAGGTGTTCTGCCTTTGGAGGCGCGGTCGCAGCTTGCGCAGCTCCTACAGGGGCAGGCGCGGGGCCGTCGTGGTTGAGGAGGCGTGGTCGCGGCTTATGCCGCTCCTGCCCCAAAGCAGGGCGGCGTTTTCGCTGGCGGCGGTGGCCGCTATGCTGCGCGCCACTCCCGCTACCCCAGGAGCCAGCGTTGGATCTGGCGCTATTCGATTTCGACGGCACCATCACGCAGCGCGAACTGTTCGTCGAGTTCGTAGCTTCGGTCATGCCGCCCTCGCGCATGCGGGCGGGGCGGTTGCGCGTGTTGCCGACCTGGCTGGGCTACAAGCTCGGGCTGGTGTCGGGCTCGACCATCCGCGCCCAGGTCGCGCGCCTGGGCTTCCGCGATCTGCCGCAGGCGCAACTGGAAGAGGCCGGTCGCCGTTTCGCCGAGCAGGTGATTCCCACCGCGCTGCGGCCGGAGGCGATGGCGCGCATCGCCTGGCACCGCGAACGCGGCGACACGGTGGCGGTGGTGTCGGGCGCGTTCGACGTCTACCTGCGTCACTGGTGCCAGGCGCAGGGCCTGGACTGGCTGTGTTCGTCGCTGGAGGCGCGCGACGGCGTGCTGACTGGGCGCTACCACGGCGCCCAATGCGTGGGCGCCGAGAAACCGCGGCGCGTGCGCGAGCGCTACCAGCTCTCGCGCTACGCGCAGATCCACGCCTACGGCGACACTCGCGAAGATCGGGAGCTGTTGGCGTTGGCGCACCATCGCTGGTACCGCTGGCAGCCGCTGGCCTGAGCCGCGCGGGCGGCGCTCATTCCGCCGCCGCCCACAAGCGCTGCGCCTCCTCGGCGACCACGTCGGGGCGTTCCTCCGGCCAGAACAGCTTGCTGCCCTCGAGCCGGCGCACGCCGTGCAGGTTGCCGAACGCGCCTTGCAGGTGCGCCAGGCCGGCCGGCGAAAAGATGGTGTCGCCCATGCCCCAGACGACGCGCACCGGCGCGCGGCTGCCGGCCAGACCCGCGGCCACGCCGGCCAGCACGTTGTGGTCCAAGGCCGTGGCGTAGTCGTGCACGCGCTGCTTGCTCGCGGCCGAGACCACCATCGGCGAGAAATAGGCGTCCAGCGCTTCGTCGGTGGGCTGGTTGGGATCCAGGTAGCACATGCCGCCGATGCCGTCCTTGGAGCGCGCCAGCGCCTTGTCGGCCAGCCACGGCGCCAGCCACTGGTCGACGAACTTGCCTTCGCGCGCGAGCGCGATCACCGGCAGCATCGCCGGGGGCGGGCATTCGATCTCGGTGTCGCAATTGGCCAGCAGCAGGCTGCGCACGCGCTCAGGGTGACGCGCCAGCAACAACTGCGCGACCGCGCCGCCGCTGTCGCTGGCGATCACGTCGGCGCGGTCCACCTTCAATCCATCGAGCAGGGCCAGCAGCATGTCCACCTGGGCATCGGGCGCCACGCTCTGGCCCGGCGCGACTTCGGTGTGGCCCAGGCCGAGGAAGTCCGGCGCGATGCAGCGTCGCTGCGGCGCCAGGCGTTCGATCGCGCCGCGCCACTGGTAGCCGTTGAGCGGGAAGCCATGCAGGAACAGCGCCGCCGCGCCGCGGCCGCGTTCGACGTAGGCGATGCGGCCGTGGCGGGTGCTCAGGTAACGGCGCGCACCGTGGAACACGGCGGCTTCGCGTGCGGAGGCGCTGGCGGGAGCGGCAGCGCCGGCCAGACCGGCGAAGGCGCCGGCGGCCAGGGTGGTGGCGGTAGCGGTGAGGAAGCGCCTGCGGTTCATATCGCGATCTCCATCGAAGGACCGTCCTTCGTTGGCGCAAATGATTGGCCCGGCAGGTCATGCGCTCAATGTCGTCGCAGGTCATGCATGCATGACCTGGCAGGTCATGGTTTCGCGGCAAGGCGCTGCGTAAGATCCGGCCCATGGATACCGCTGCCCGTTCCGTTCCCGCCCCTGCCCAAGTGGGCGTGCTGTTGCGCGAATGGCGTGCGGCGCGACGTCTGAGCCAGCTGGACCTGGCGCTGGACGCCGGCCTGTCGGCGCGGCACCTGAGCTGCGTGGAGACCGGCAAGTCGCACGCCAGCCGCGAGCTGATCGTGCGCCTGGCCGATGCGCTGGAAATGCCGCTGCGCGAGCGCAATGCCCTGCTGGTGGCGGCTGGCTATGCGCCGCAGTATCCCGAGACCGCGCTGGACACGCCCGAACTGTCGCAGGTGCGCCGCGCGATCGAATTCATCCTGGCCCAGCAGGAGCCGTATCCGGCCTTCGTGCTCAACCGGCGCTGGGACATCCTGATGGCCAACGCCGCCGCGGCCCGGGTCAACGCCTACGTGATGGACGGCCGCCCCAATCGCCACGCCAACATGATCCGGCAGATCTTCGATCCGCAGGATCTGCGTCCGGCGGTGGCCAACTGGGAGGAGGTGGCCGGCGACCTGATCCGCCATCTGCACGACGCGGTGGCGGCCACGCCCGGCGACACCGCCACGCGCGCGCTGCTGGACGAGGCCCTGGCCTACCCGGGCGTGCCCGCGCGCTGGCGCCGGCGCGAGCTGGGCGCCGCGCCCACGCCGCTGCTGACCACGGCGCTGCGCCGCGACGGCCAGGTGCTGCGCTTCTTTTCCACCATCACCACCTTCGGCACGCCGCGCGACGTGACCATCGACGAGCTGCACATCGAATGTTGCTTTCCGGTCGACGACGCCACGACGCAGTTGTGTCGCACGCTGGCACGCGACGGCGCAGCGGACTAGGTGCGATCAGTCCGGCGCAATCGGATAAGAGCGGCCCACGTCCCGCCGCAGCGGACTACCGGTTCGCCGCAATAACGCCCCCGCCAACTGGCTGCAGGCGTCGCCGCGCGCTCCAATGTCGGTAGCTCGAAGCGGGGCCGCCGACCGTTCCGCGTCCTCGGCACGTCGGCACCGTTTCGAGCACCCTCTTTCGTGAGTTGCCAGGGACGGCGACGCTTTTTGCGG
The sequence above is a segment of the Lysobacter silvisoli genome. Coding sequences within it:
- a CDS encoding GIY-YIG nuclease family protein, whose protein sequence is MTWLTSGDPDSLHSPSTGRCYLYVLPCAYEDLLKLGFSRDPLRRLHELQSRYYESFDLQRAFLVETETVRDARALELQLQRVLAAHQAPAPLTIRREAAGHTEWYRGAYATLQARAQALGEGGHRLHAPLRGWVAAQLDARSDALYAWASTVLDALSGEPEQLDAAPLADLRRRVLDSLDAYPALDLRLDGRLPDALLQWYRARR
- a CDS encoding HAD family hydrolase — its product is MDLALFDFDGTITQRELFVEFVASVMPPSRMRAGRLRVLPTWLGYKLGLVSGSTIRAQVARLGFRDLPQAQLEEAGRRFAEQVIPTALRPEAMARIAWHRERGDTVAVVSGAFDVYLRHWCQAQGLDWLCSSLEARDGVLTGRYHGAQCVGAEKPRRVRERYQLSRYAQIHAYGDTREDRELLALAHHRWYRWQPLA
- a CDS encoding alpha/beta fold hydrolase, translated to MNRRRFLTATATTLAAGAFAGLAGAAAPASASAREAAVFHGARRYLSTRHGRIAYVERGRGAAALFLHGFPLNGYQWRGAIERLAPQRRCIAPDFLGLGHTEVAPGQSVAPDAQVDMLLALLDGLKVDRADVIASDSGGAVAQLLLARHPERVRSLLLANCDTEIECPPPAMLPVIALAREGKFVDQWLAPWLADKALARSKDGIGGMCYLDPNQPTDEALDAYFSPMVVSAASKQRVHDYATALDHNVLAGVAAGLAGSRAPVRVVWGMGDTIFSPAGLAHLQGAFGNLHGVRRLEGSKLFWPEERPDVVAEEAQRLWAAAE
- a CDS encoding helix-turn-helix domain-containing protein, which encodes MDTAARSVPAPAQVGVLLREWRAARRLSQLDLALDAGLSARHLSCVETGKSHASRELIVRLADALEMPLRERNALLVAAGYAPQYPETALDTPELSQVRRAIEFILAQQEPYPAFVLNRRWDILMANAAAARVNAYVMDGRPNRHANMIRQIFDPQDLRPAVANWEEVAGDLIRHLHDAVAATPGDTATRALLDEALAYPGVPARWRRRELGAAPTPLLTTALRRDGQVLRFFSTITTFGTPRDVTIDELHIECCFPVDDATTQLCRTLARDGAAD